The following are encoded together in the Anopheles nili chromosome 3, idAnoNiliSN_F5_01, whole genome shotgun sequence genome:
- the LOC128725988 gene encoding cytochrome P450 6A1-like: MLIYLLLIIVTASIWYVRRKYSFWADRDVPYAQPRFPFGNIQGIGRRLHSSQAMMKLYNELKPSGKSFGGIYFFTNPVALALDLDFVKNVLVRDFAHFHDRGVYYNEKDDPISGHLFNIEGSKWTNLRKKLIPTFSSGKMKMMCPIVVSVGDRFRECLEKCIAVDAEVEMKELLARFTTDVIGTCAFGIDCNSLNDPDAEFLRMGRKVFEVPRGRILKFFFMATFKEFSRRLHIKGTSDDVSKFFFKVVQETIEYREKNNVQRNDFMNLLMQLKNSGQLDDSGEDVGKLSMNEIVAQAFVFFLGGFETSSTTMSYCLYELSLNSQIQDRARQCVLDAVQKHGGLTYDALMDMPYIDQCINESLRKYPPGANLIRQVSQDYRVPGTNVVFPKGMNVMIPVYGIQHDPENYPDPERYDPDRFSPEASQFRKPYSFIPFGEGPRICIAARFGMLEARIGLSVLLTHFRFARCSKTNVPLVISSRHAVLTPEGGLWLKVEKLMS, translated from the exons ATGCTGATCTATCTCTTGCTGATCATCGTAACGGCCTCGATCTGGTATGTGCGCAGGAAGTACTCGTTCTGGGCGGACCGGGATGTGCCCTACGCCCAGCCTCGCTTCCCGTTCGGCAACATCCAGGGTATTGGCCGGCGCCTGCATTCGTCCCAGGCGATGATGAAGCTCTACAACGAACTGAAACCATCCGGAAAATCTTTCGGTGGAATCTACTTCTTCACCAACCCGGTAGCGCTGGCACTCGATCTGGACTTTGTGAAGAACGTGCTGGTGCGTGATTTCGCACACTTCCACGATCGAGGCGTGTACTACAACGAAAAGGACGATCCGATTTCGGGACATCTGTTCAACATCGAGGGCTCCAAATGGACCAACCTCCGCAAAAAGCTAATCCCGACGTTTTCGTCGGGCAAGATGAAGATGATGTGTCCGATTGTCGTGTCCGTTGGAGACCGGTTCCGAGAGTGCCTGGAGAAATGCATCGCCGTGGATGCTGAGGTAGAGATGAAGGAACTGCTGGCCCGGTTCACCACCGACGTGATCGGAACGTGCGCTTTCGGTATCGATTGCAACAGCCTGAACGATCCCGATGCCGAGTTCCTGCGGATGGGTCGAAAAGTGTTCGAAGTGCCTCGGGGTCGTATActgaagtttttctttatggCCACGTTCAAGGAATTTTCCCGACGGTTGCACATTAAGGGCACGAGTGACGACGTGTCGAAGTTCTTTTTCAAGGTTGTGCAAGAAACGATCGAGTACCGCGAGAAGAACAACGTGCAGCGTAACGATTTCATGAACCTGCTGATGCAGCTGAAGAACAGCGGCCAGCTGGACGATTCGGGCGAGGACGTAGGAAAGCTCAGTATGAACGAGATCGTGGCGCAAgctttcgtgtttttcctcggAGGCTTTGAGACGTCCTCGACGACTATGTCGTACTGTTTGTACGAGCTTTCGTTGAATTCGCAGATTCAGGATCGAGCCCGGCAGTGTGTGCTGGATGCGGTGCAGAAGCATGGAGGACTCACCTATGATGCCCTAATGGACATGCCCTACATCGATCAGTGTATTAACG AATCGCTTCGAAAATACCCACCAGGAGCTAATCTCATTCGGCAAGTCAGTCAGGACTATCGCGTACCGGGCACGAATGTAGTCTTTCCGAAGGGGATGAACGTCATGATCCCGGTGTACGGTATCCAGCACGATCCGGAAAATTATCCCGACCCGGAACGTTACGATCCCGATCGCTTCTCACCGGAAGCGAGCCAATTCCGTAAACCGTACAGTTTTATCCCGTTCGGAGAGGGACCACGAATTTGCATTGCTGCTCGTTTTGGTATGCTTGAAGCTCGGATTGGCCTATCGGTGCTGCTGACGCATTTTAGATTCGCTCGATGCTCGAAAACGAACGTTCCGTTGGTGATTTCATCGCGCCATGCCGTTCTCACGCCGGAAGGTGGATTGTGGCTGAAGGTTGAGAAGCTGATGTCATAA
- the LOC128725990 gene encoding cytochrome P450 6A1-like, with the protein MWLFFLVLCVSLGLLWVYRHFMRRYQFWAELNVPYLEPTFPVGNVGDTLKPTIHFAHIVDRLYRQLKHRGDYVGIYFFRDPVLLVLSPEFARSVLVKDFNCFIDRGVYSNAEVDPLSANLFFMEGQRWRELRAKLTPTFTSGKLKAMFHTIVDVGTKLDQYMEEKCTGAQLIDIKELLARFLTDVIGSCAFGIECNSLKNPQSEFRQMGKRMINLPKLKALKVFFAMMFRKQARSLGVRFNDKDVSDFFISVVHDTIRYREKNAIRRDDFMQLLIDMMKKNGVTEGEGVTFEEIAAQAFVFFFAGFETSTTTMTCALHLMAKHPEVQQKARQCVKDVLEKHNDELSYDAVMDMEYLGCIINETLRMYPPVASLHRMTTQAYRLPNGAILPEGIGVIISNLAFHYDPEFFPDPEAFKPERFADKNESKNNFSYLPFGEGPRICIGMRFGLLQTRLGLAMLLRNYNFTMDSCEAQRPLRIDPINLLHGPAGDVWLNVERLTKP; encoded by the exons ATGTGGCTGTTTTTTCTCGTGCTCTGTGTCAGCCTCGGTTTGTTATGGGTTTACAGGCATTTCATGCGCCGTTACCAGTTCTGGGCAGAATTAAACGTTCCCTATCTGGAGCCAACATTCCCGGTTGGAAATGTTGGTGACACACTGAAACCGACCATTCATTTTGCACATATCGTCGACCGACTTTACCGACAGCTTAAGCATCGAGGCGATTACGTTGGCATCTATTTCTTCCGCGATCCTGTGCTGCTGGTTCTGTCGCCGGAATTCGCTCGATCGGTGCTGGTGAAGgattttaattgttttatcgATCGAGGTGTATACAGCAATGCGGAGGTTGATCCCTTGTCTGCCAATCTGTTTTTCATGGAAGGTCAACGATGGCGCGAACTGCGGGCAAAACTCACGCCGACGTTCACGTCTGGCAAGCTTAAAGCTATGTTCCACACGATAGTAGATGTGGGGACAAAACTGGATCAGTACATGGAGGAAAAATGCACCGGAGCGCAACTTATCGATATCAAAGAGCTGCTGGCACGCTTCCTAACAGATGTTATTGGCTCCTGTGCGTTTGGAATCGAGTGTAATAGCTTGAAAAATCCGCAATCTGAGTTCCGGCAGATGGGAAAACGAATGATTAATCTACCAAAGCTAAAGGCACTCAAGGTGTTCTTTGCGATGATGTTCCGGAAACAAGCGAGGTCTCTCGGAGTGCGATTTAACGACAAAGACGTTTCGGATTTCTTCATTTCTGTCGTCCATGACACGATCCGATACCGAGAGAAAAATGCTATTCGAAGGGATGATTTCATGCAGCTGCTAATCGATATGATGAAAAAGAATGGAGTGACCGAAGGCGAAGGTGTCACCTTTGAGGAAATTGCTGCCCaagcgtttgtgtttttctttgccggaTTCGAAACGTCTACCACCACGATGACTTGTGCCTTACATTTGATGGCAAAGCACCCTGAAGTACAGCAGAAAGCACGGCAATGCGTAAAGGATGTGCTCGAGAAGCATAACGATGAGCTTTCATACGATGCTGTTATGGACATGGAATACCTGGGGTGTATTATCAATG AAACCCTCCGTATGTACCCTCCGGTGGCCTCACTGCATCGCATGACAACGCAGGCTTACCGGCTTCCGAACGGAGCTATTTTACCCGAAGGAATTGGGGTGATTATTTCAAATTTGGCCTTTCATTACGATCCCGAATTTTTTCCTGACCCAGAAGCCTTCAAACCGGAACGATTTGCGGAtaaaaacgaatcgaaaaatAACTTCAGCTATCTTCCTTTCGGTGAAGGCCCGAGGATATGTATAGGAATGCGATTTGGATTACTTCAAACGCGTCTCGGATTGGCAATGTTGTTACGGAACTACAACTTTACTATGGACTCGTGCGAAGCACAGCGTCCTTTGCGTATCGACCCTATCAATCTATTGCATGGTCCAGCCGGCGATGTTTGGTTGAACGTGGAACGCCTTACGAAGCCTTAA
- the LOC128723999 gene encoding probable cytochrome P450 6a17, whose product MKHHGDYVGIFLLRDPVLLVTSPEFARKVLLSDFNYFTDHGIYSNEEVDPLAANVFFMRGDRWRKLRMKLTPSFTSGKLRAMFHTIVDVGKKLDQYLEARCAKVQLIDVKELLARFLTDVIASWAFGIESNSLNDPQSHFRQMGKQMVNLPKYKALKMLGVRFNSKHVSDYFISVVQDTMRHRKETNSRRDDFMQLLIDMMKKTGSNQEDGLTFEEIASQAYIFFFAGFETSTTTMTCALHLMAKHPKVQHKARQCVKDVLEKYNNELSYDAVNEMEYLGCIISETLRMYPPVASIHRETTQPYQLANGAIIPKGIGVIISNLAFHYDPEHFPNPYAFKPDRFAGTTDWKNNFSYLPFGEGPRMCIGMRFALLQTRLGLAMLLRNYNFTMDSCEAQRPLRIHPINLMHGPADEVWLEVKSIKKSRNKQIK is encoded by the exons ATGAAACATCATGGTGACTACGTCGGTATCTTTTTACTAAGAGATCCCGTGCTGTTAGTGACTTCACCAGAATTCGCGCGAAAGGTGCTATTGAGTGATTTCAACTACTTCACGGATCACGGGATCTACAGCAATGAAGAAGTCGATCCATTAGCCGCGAATGTGTTCTTCATGCGAGGAGATCGATGGCGCAAACTGCGGATGAAGCTGACACCGTCGTTCACGTCCGGAAAGCTTAGGGCAATGTTTCACACAATAGTGGATGTTGGCAAGAAACTGGACCAGTACTTGGAAGCAAGATGTGCCAAGGTGCAGCTAATCGACGTCAAAGAATTGCTGGCTCGCTTTCTGACCGACGTTATCGCCTCCTGGGCGTTTGGGATCGAGAGTAACAGCTTGAACGATCCACAGTCCCATTTCCGGCAAATGGGCAAGCAGATGGTCAATCTGCCAAAGTACAAGGCTCTGAAG ATGCTGGGGGTGCGATTCAACTCCAAGCATGTATCGGATTACTTTATTTCGGTCGTGCAGGATACGATGCGACACCGTAAGGAAACTAATTCACGAAGGGATGATTTCATGCAGCTGCTAATTGATATGATGAAAAAGACTGGATCTAATCAGGAGGATGGGTTGACATTTGAAGAAATCGCTTCTCAAGCCTACATATTCTTCTTCGCCGGGTTCGAAACGTCTACCACCACGATGACCTGCGCCTTACATTTGATGGCAAAGCATCCCAAAGTGCAGCATAAGGCCCGGCAATGTGTGAAAGATGTGCTCGAGAAATATAACAATGAGCTTTCCTACGATGCTGTTAATGAAATGGAATACCTGGGGTGTATCATCAGTG AAACCCTCCGTATGTACCCTCCGGTGGCATCGATTCATCGTGAAACTACACAACCCTACCAGCTTGCAAATGGAGCAATCATACCGAAAGGAATTGGAGTGATTATATCGAATTTGGCCTTCCATTACGATCCTGAGCATTTCCCAAATCCATATGCTTTCAAACCGGACCGATTTGCCGGCACGACGGATTGGAAGAACAACTTCAGCTATCTGCCTTTCGGTGAAGGACCACGGATGTGCATTGGAATGCGGTTTGCATTGCTCCAAACGCGGCTTGGGTTGGCAATGTTGTTACGAAACTATAACTTTACGATGGACTCGTGCGAAGCACAACGTCCTTTGCGTATTCATCCTATCAATTTGATGCATGGTCCAGCTGATGAAGTTTGGTTAGAAGttaaaagtataaaaaaatcgagaaacaaacaaattaaatga